Proteins from one Mustela erminea isolate mMusErm1 chromosome 20, mMusErm1.Pri, whole genome shotgun sequence genomic window:
- the ASPHD1 gene encoding aspartate beta-hydroxylase domain-containing protein 1, translating to MWRGNSPGGHPGAAPEGTGGELGGQGNWGLEDAPGLLARASLPITPAWPLPLASSALTLLLGALTSLFLWYCYRLGSQDMQALGAGSRAAGVSRGPRGCSEAARLGPGSSGEPGEGPRAEGLVCRRLRAYARRYSWAGMGRVRRAAQGGPGPGGGPEVLGIQRPGLLFLPDLPSAPFVPRDAQRHDVELLESSFPAILRDFGAVSWDFSGTTPLPRGWSQPLAPGCYQLLLYQAGRCQPSNCRRCPGAYRALRGLRTFMSANTFGNAGFSVLLPGARLEGRCGPTNARVRCHLGLKIPPGCELVVGGEPQCWAEGHCLLVDDSFLHTVAHNGSPEDGPRVVFIVDLWHPNVAGAERQALDFVFAPDP from the exons ATGTGGAGGGGAAACAGCCCCGGGGGGCACCCGGGGGCAGCCCCCGAGGGAACTGGTGGAGAACTGGGAGGACAGGGCAACTGGGGGCTGGAAGATGCCCCTGGCCTGCTGGCCAGAGCTTCCCTGCCCATCACGCCTGCGTGGCCATTGCCCTTGGCCTCCTCAGCCCTCACCCTGCTCCTTGGAGCCCtcacttcccttttcctctggtaCTGTTACCGCCTGGGCTCCCAAGACATGCAGGCTCTGGGAGCTGGGAGTCGGGCTGCCGGGGTCAGCAGAGGGCCTAGGGGATGCTCTGAGGCCGCCAGGCTGGGCCCAGGGAGCTCTGGGGAGCCTGGAGAAGGGCCCAGGGCAGAAGGCCTAGTGTGCCGTCGCCTGCGGGCCTACGCCAGGCGCTACTCCTGGGCGGGCATGGGTAGGGTGAGGCGGGCAGCTCAAGGTGGcccaggccctgggggagggccagaggtcCTGGGCATTCAGCGCCCAGGCCTGCTTTTTTTGCCAGACCTGCCCTCAGCCCCCTTCGTGCCCCGGGACGCCCAGCGGCATGACGTGGAGCTCCTGGAGAGCAGCTTCCCTGCCATTTTGCGGGACTTTGGGGCTGTGAGCTGGGACTTCTCAGGGACTACTCCTCTGCCTCGGGGCTGgtcccagcccctggcccctggGTGCTACCAGCTCCTGCTGTACCAAGCAGGCCGGTGCCAACCCAGCAACTGCCGCCGGTGCCCGGGGGCCTATCGCGCACTGCGGGGGCTGCGGACCTTTATGAGTGCCAACACCTTCGGCAACGCTGGCTTTTCTGTCCTCCTGCCTGGGGCGCGGCTTGAGGGTCGCTGTGGGCCCACCAACGCAAGGGTCAGATGCCACCTGG GCCTGAAGATTCCTCCTGGCTGTGAGCTGGTGGTCGGGGGCGAGCCCCAGTGCTGGGCTGAGGGACACTGTCTACTGGTGGACGACTCCTTCCTGCACACAGTGGCTCATAATG GCTCCCCAGAAGATGGGCCTCGAGTGGTCTTCATCGTGGACCTCTGGCACCCCAACGTGGCCGGGGCCGAGCGCCAGGCCCTTGACTTTGTCTTCGCACCAGACCCTTGA